A portion of the Fundulus heteroclitus isolate FHET01 unplaced genomic scaffold, MU-UCD_Fhet_4.1 scaffold_271, whole genome shotgun sequence genome contains these proteins:
- the LOC118559311 gene encoding plexin-C1-like yields MEAGMNISMPDIGSITPSVVSLYGKNHALLLGHHLSNVIGVRIQPLMECSPQECPVWNKTGVSLTFHIPSTETKRVVKVCLLLPDGSCHGNATITYQSSPVCTDIVPRSSWRSGKRKVKLIGTHLDFVEGMIQSHAHQQVSLPGNRSFQMITYETPAAGNTQICSSTVLMRVANKTVACLVNLTYHPDPEFTGFTTEKLAHDTRIIINKNVDKLEMTTTDLLVWAVLDEKQHPCILKVKENNNKTDSIICEIRGVHNANFMDIKAI; encoded by the exons ATGGAGGCTGGGATGAACATTTCT ATGCCAGATATTGGATCCATTACGCCTAGTGTTGTGTCTCTTTATGGGAAAAACCACGCTTTGTTGTTAGGTCATCACCTCAGCAACGTCATCGGAGTGAGAATCCAGCCGCTCATGGAATGTAGTCCACAGGA ATGCCCTGTGTGGAACAAGACTGGTGTCAGCTTGACTTTCCATATCCCGTCCACTGAAACTAAGAGAGTGGTCAAAGTGTGTCTTCTTCTACCAGATGGTAGTTGCCATGGAAATGCAACAATCACCTATCAGTCATCACCAGTCTGCACTGACATTGTACCAcggagcagctggaggag TGGAAAGAGGAAAGTTAAACTCATTGGGACACACCTGGATTTTGTGGAGGGGATGATACAGAGCCATGCCCACCAGCAAGTGTCACTTCCCGGGAACAGGAGCTTCCAG ATGATCACCTATGAAACCCCTGCTGCTGGAAACACCCAGATTTGTAGCAGTACCGTGTTGATGAGAGTAGCCAATAAAACAGTGGCCTGCTTGGTAAACCTAACTTACCATCCTGATCCGGAGTTTACCGGCTTCACCACGGAGAAGCTGGCACATGATACACGCATTATTATCAAT AAAAATGTGGATAAACTGGAGATGACAACTACAGATTTGTTAGTGTGGGCTGTTCTGGATGAAAAGCAACATCCCTGCATCTTGAAAGTAaaggaaaacaataacaaaacagaCTCTATTATCTGTGAAATCCGAGGGGTTCACAATGCTAACTTTATGGATATAAAGGCAA TATGa